GGACGGTTTTGAAACGATCGCCGCGAGTTCGGCGAATGAAGTCACACGGGATTTTTCCGAGCCTGGTGAAATTCTGCTGCGAATGGATCCTCATGAACGCAAGGTTTACGGTGATGCCGCGGCGGAAATACTTGCCGAAGCAAAGCAAGTTTTGTGTGAGAAATACGATCTGCAGCTCCGCCGTCCGGTCATCGTGGAGATCTTTCCCAAGCAGAGTGATTTCGCCATCCGAACTTTTGGGCTTCCAGGTGGTGAAGGATTCCTTGGGGTTTGTTTCGGCCATGTGATCACTGCCAATAGCCCCGCATCGGGTGGTGAACGACCATCGAATTGGAAGTCAGTTCTATGGCACGAGTTTTGTCACGTGGTCACGCTGACCAAAACCAACAACCGAATGCCACGTTGGCTTAGCGAAGGCATTTCGGTGTACGAGGAATTGCAGCGAGACCGCCGCTGGGGCCAATCGATGACGGCCCGGTATCGAGAAATGATCCTCGGCGACGACTTTACTCCGATCTCAAAGTTAAGCAGCGCATTCTTGGCGCCACCTTCGGGCGAACATTTGCAATTTGCCTACTTCGAATCTTGTTTGGCAGTCGAATTCATCGTCAGTCAATACGGAGCCGAATCGCTGAACAACATCCTGGATACGCTGGGCGAAGGCGTTCCGATCAACATTGCCTTGGCAAAACACACCGACCCGATCGAGCGTTTGGAATTGGCATTCGCCGAATATGCGCAAGGCAAAGCGAAACAGTTCGGCGGTGGGTTGCAATTCGATCGTCCAGAATTTGATGACGAAACGCCTCGCGAAGAAATTGAGCAATGGGCGGAGGATCATCCGCAGAACTACTGGGCGAGGATGAATTTGGTACGTCGTGAAATGACCGCCGAAGCCTATGAAAAGGCGGTAGAGCATTTGCAGTATCTCGTCGACCATGGTGCCGCCACTGGAGAACGCGGCGGCGTGCTTGAACTTCTTGCCCGCTGCTATCAGGAACTGGATCAAGCCGAAAACGAGCAGCTAACGATTGGCAAGTTGCTGGACCGATCAGCGGATGCGTTGCCCACGCTCATGCGACAAATGGGTTACTCTGCGTCGAAGGAAAACTGGGACGCCGTTTTGCAGCTTGGTGAGCAAGCGTTAGAGATCCAACCCTTTACCGCGGCGATTCATCGCGGCATCGTTCGAGCGAGCCAAGAAGTCGAACGCCCGGAAGAAGCGATCGGATCGTTGTTGGCACTGAAGGAGCTCGATCCGATTGATGTCTCAGGTCTGAATTACCAACTAGCAATTGCCTATCGTGGCAAAGGCGAAAAACAGCAGGCGATAGACCATGTTGTCGACGCCCTATTGGAATCACCACGATATCGAGACGCGCTGACTCTTCTGACAGAACTGTCTGCACCGGAGCCAGAGAGTTTGCCGTCGGAAGAGTCGACTTCGGATGAAAACAACGATACCGAAAGCGGCAATAGTGCTGAGGCAGACTCAAAGGAAATGAAATCGAATGAGAGTCCTGAATCAAATTCGGACTCAGCTTCAGAGTTAAACGCCGACGGTGATGATTCCGGTGATCCTGCTGACGAAGTTCCTAAGCTGCAGACGGAGTCTTCGACCGAGCAAACGACGACTGATCAAGGTGACGAGGAGGTGTCCGAGTGAGAAACCGCCGAAGAGCAATCTGGTTTTCTGTTTCGATCACAATCGCAGTGTTGCCTGCTCTTGTCTTCGCCCAACGTTGGCGTGGCGATTATGGGCGCCGACCATACGATCGAAATGGTGTCCCTGTTTGGGAGGTCGACAAGAATTTTCCAGGAGATTTATTCACCTTTGCTCGCGTGCGATATGACTCCTATTCCGGACGCGGTCGCGGGGGCGGTTGGGACACGGACTATCCCGACAGTGATCTAAATTTCTCTTTGCGGTTGCAGCAACTGACAACCATCAAAGTCAATCCAGAACACAAGGTCGTTGATCTGACGGATGAGGACCTGCGTGATTATCCGTTTCTATACATGATCGAACCGGGTGGTTTGTCGTTTAGTGAGGCAGAGGTCATCGCATTGCGAGAGTACTGCTTGAGTGGCGGCTTTCTTATGGTGGACGATTTTTGGGGCGACACACAGTACGAAAACTTAGCGTATGAGCTGAGCCGCGTATTCCCTGACCGACGCCCGGAAGAAGTGCCGCTGTCTCATCAGATTTTTCATATCGTCTACGACATGAAAGAGAAGCCTCAAGTCCCTTCGATCCATTCGGCACGCTACGGAGTGTCTTGGGAAAATGCTCGTGACGGGAGCGACACTACGACTCCGTACTACAAAGCCATCTACGACGACAAGGATCGCATCATGGTTTTCATTTGTCACAACACCGATCTGGGTGACGGTTGGGAACGTGAAGGCGAAAACCGTGATTACTTTGCTGAATACTCCGTCAAGAAGGCCTACCCGATGGGAATCAACATCGTGACGTACGCCATGACACACTAGCCCCGATTGTGGCAACAGAGGTTTACGCTGGCGTCAAACAATTTGGAATTGCTGGCGTCCAAAATCAAAGTCCAGCCGACCAACGGTCCCAACCAGACGAACGAAAACCAATACCGATCCAAATATCACGTCGAACTTTGCCGAGCCACTTCTGATGACCTTAACCGAACCAAATCTCGCATCACAAATCCAGGACGCTCGCGACAAAATCGTCGGGGAATTATCGAAGGCGATCGTGGGCCAGCAGGATGTGATTGAGCAACTGCTGATCAGTTTATTTGCAGGTGGGCATTGCCTGATTACCGGACCTCCGGGTTTGGCAAAAACGCTGTTGGTCCGTAGCGTAGCTCAAATTTTCCACTTGGACTTCAGCCGGATTCAATTCACACCAGACCTGATGCCGGTGGACATTGTCGGGACAGAGATTTTGGAGGAAACCGATCAAGGGCATCGCGCGTTGTCGTTTGTCAAAGGGCCTGTGTTTGCCAACGTCATCCTTGCCGACGAGATCAACCGAACGCCGCCCAAAACGCAAGCGGCAATGTTGGAAGCGATGCAAGAGCATCAGGTGACTGCCGCAGGAACTCGATACGAGCTACCAAAGCCGTTCTTTGTTTTGGCAACTCAGAACCCGATCGAGATGGAAGGCACCTATCCGCTGCCCGAGGCGCAGCTTGACCGATTCCTGTTCAACGTTCGCATCGATTATTTGCCGCCCGAAGATGAATTGTCGGTCGTGATGCGCACCACATCAACAAAGCCGGAACCGATCGAAGCACTTTTCAGCGGCGAAGACGTGCTGCGTTTTCAATCGATCGTCCGTGATGTTCCGATCGCGACTCCCATCGCTGAATACGCGGTTCGCTTGGTCCAAGCGACTCGGCCCAATCGAGAAGGAACCCCTGACTTTGTCAACGAGTGGGTGGGATGGGGCGCAGGCACACGTGCGAGCCAAACGTTGGTCCTTGGCGCGAAAGCACGCGCGCTGTTGTTCGGTCGCGCCCACGTACAAACCGAGGATATCATCGCGCTAGCACACCCAACACTGCGGCATCGCGTTTTGCCAACGTATAAAGCAGAGGCTGAAGGCGTCACCATCGAACAGATCATCGATAAACTTCTCGAAACGGTGGCCAAGCCATGACGCCGAAGTCTACCGAAACAGGAAATTCGCACGGCGTCGGCAAGCCTGCTGCCAGTGTTGATCCCAGCGCACTGATGCGAATTAAGAGTTTGAAGCTTCGTGCCAAGACGGTTGTCGAAGGATTCTTTTCAGGGCTTCACCGCAGTCCGACGCACGGCAGTTCGATCGAGTTCAGCGAGTATCGCGCCTATGTGCCCGGAGACGACCTGCGAACGCTGGATTGGAAACTGTACGCGCGAAGCGATCGATATTTCGTCAAAAAGTTCGAAGACGAGACCAATCGACGATGCTATCTCGTCATCGACCAAAGTCGCTCGATGAGTTTTGGTTCGCTTGACTACACCAAAATCGAATACGCGCGAACGATCGCGGCAACGCTTGCCTATTTTTTGACAACACAGCACGATGCCGTTGGGGTTCTAACATTCGATGTCGAGATTGGTGATTTCCTACCCGCAAAAATCGGCGCGAAACACTTCCATCAGATTCTCGTCGAGCTTTCAAGACCGGCAGAAGGTCGTGGAACCGATATCGAAGCTCCACTTCGTCAGGTCGCGTCGTTGGTCCCTCGGCGCGGGCTTGTGATTCTCGTCAGCGACCTGTTGGCTCACCCCGACACCCTGCAAACCCAGTTGGCTTCTCTTCGCGCTCGCGGACATGAAGTCGTCGTCCTGCGTGTGCTGGATCCTGCTGAAATGGATTTTCAGTTGCAATCTCCCGCGATGGTTCAGGACGTCGAAACCGGCAAGCAGATCTATGTCGACCCGTCAGCTGCAAAAGCGAGTTATCAGGAACGCTTTGAAAAGCACCGCGAACAGGTTCAATCGATCTGCAGCAATGCAGGCGTGGGCTACTACGAAATGCCGACTGATCAACCACTTGACCAAGGTTTGGCGAGCCTGATTGACGCGCGGAATCGTCTAGGCGGTGGAAGCAGTCGAGCGATGAGCGAGGGAAGACGCCGATGAGTTTTCTAACGCCGCTTTATTTTTTAGGGGCTCTTGCCGTCGTCGGGCCGATCTTATTTCACTTGATTCGTCGTCAACCCAAAGGCGAAGTCCAGTTCAGCTCATTAATGTTTTTAGAGGCTAGCCCTCCAAGACTGACGCGGCGAAGTCGTCTGGAAAATCTTCCTCTGCTGCTAATCCGCTGTCTTGCGATCGGAATGTTGGCGTTCGCGTTTGCAAGGCCGTTCCTGCCGTCGACCGAATCCGAGTCGATTGATGGCGTGCAAGAGGCGACGATCATCCTGGTCGATCAAAGCGCCAGCATGCGACGCGTCACCGTTGCTGATCAGATTCAGCAGATAATCGATGGGTTGGTTGACCAGTGCGACGACGACGCATTGATCGCATTGATCGCATTCGACCAAGACGTCAATCCGGTTCTTTCGCTTCAAGAGTCTGCCGGATTGCAATCCTCGATGCGGAAAAGTGCAGCCAAAGATGCGGCCAAACAGATCGAACCGACTTGGTTGAAAACGGATATCGGCAAAGCGCTGCGGTATTGTGCAGATTCAGCTGCACTGTTGGACTTGGATGATAACGAGGGCGAAGCGGAATCAGAGTCAGGCGGTCGTGCAGCGATTCGCACCAGGATCGTTCTCGTCAGTGATCTACAGAGCGGTGCGGCAATCGATTCGCTGCAAGGGTACGATTGGCCAGCGGATGTCTGGTTGGAAACGAATCCGGTGAGCGTTTCCACGTCCAACAACGCTTCGCTTCGTGTCATTCCACGATCTGTGGAATTAGGGATTGAGCAGGAATCCAGCTCCGATCCGGAAACGGTGCGCGTCGAAGTACGGCATGATGACGGAGTTGCGGGATCATCAACATTTCAGCTGCGATTCCATGGACAAGAATCTGATGCTGCAGTGGTTCAAGTCGGCCCCGGGCAAACGAGGTACTTCAACGTTCCGTTGCCACCATCGACCGGCAGCGACAGTGATCGAGCCTCCGCCATAGAACTGTTGGGTGATTCGGAGACGTTTGATAATTCGCACTATTTCATTCGCCCACAAAAAGCTGCTCAGCAAGTTTTGTTTGTCGCATCGGAGAAAGCACGTGGTGCTGATCAGCGGCAGTTGTTGTCGTTTTACCTAAGTCAGCTCCCGTTTTCGGATTCGACACGCGAGGTCACTTTCGAAGTGGTCTCACCAAACGATTTCGCGGGTGCACTGGATGTCGAGCGAGTGCCTTTGGTGATCGTTCCTGCGAAAGAAATTTCGACGCTTGATGGTTCATTGTTGGATCAGTTCGTTAGCGGTGGCGGGCATGTTCTTTTTGTCCTTGACGATGTTGTCGAACAAGAAGGGACACCGCTGCTTTCGAAGTTGCTCGACAGCCCGAAGTTGGAAATCGAAAAGACTGTCAACGAAGATTTCCGATTGATTTCTTCGGTTGATTTCGAATCACCGCTCATTCGTCCGCTTTCCGAACCGGGCGTCAATGATTTTTCGACGATAAAGGTGTGGAACCACTTTGGGCTTTCCGGCACCAGTGAATCGGTCAAAACAACACTGCGATTAGACGACGGTTCACCTTGGTTGCTGCATCGTCAAATCATCGATTCTGATCGCCTGGGAGGACAAGTCTGGGTGTTGACCTCCGGTTGGCAACCATCGCAAAGTCAATTCGGATTGTCGACAAAATTTGTCCCAATGATGCTTGGGATGCTCGGACCAAACCCGTTGACTGTCTCACAGTCGGTTGCTGTTGGAACCAAGCTAGGGCAAGGCGATGATGAAATGATCGCAGATAGTCCCGGCATCGTAACGACCAACGACGGTGTCAGCGTCGCGGTCAACTTAGATGCGTCAGAAAGTATGTTGGTCCCAATCGATGCCGATCGTTTTGGTGCTTTGGGGGTGACTGTCTCATCGCCAGAACTGCGGGAACAAGACCAACAGGCCGCGCGGGCCCTTCGCGATGTCGAATTGGAAGCTCGCCAAGGTTGGTGGCAGTGGCTGATATTGGCAACCATGGGGCTGGTTGCGATCGAGACAATCCTTTCGTCAAAGGGAGCGAAGAGCCATGAGTGAGGGATCAGTGGGCGACGGTCGAATTGAGTTCAACGGTCCAATGAAAATGGACGGTCGTGGCGGAATCGCAGAGCGGCAACTCGCTCGAATTCGACGGGAGATGCAACATGTCACCTCTCGTTTGTGGTCGCGGCACTTTTGGTCGTTCTTGGCGGTATTCTCGATCGTCTCGATCTGTATCTTGCTGATGGTTCGCGAAGTGGAGCGGGCAGGGCAACTGCCAGCTTCGGCGATTTACATAGCCATGGGGATGGGGATCGCATTGTCGGTCCTTGTCGCTTGGCGTTTTGCAAGCCGATTGACCAATGACGGAAGTCGAATTGCATCACGAATTGAGACGAAATTCCCGGGTTTGGGAGAGCGGTTAGTCACCGCCTCGGAAATTCAGAATTCCAATGTCGATCGACCACTTGTCCAGATGCTGATCGATCAAACGCACGATCATTTTCGCACGCACGACTGGCAAAGCGTTGTACCCACAGGATCACTTTGGGCGGCGCGTGCGCTCGGGTTAGCTGCGATTGCAGGGGTACTTTCGTTTTCCGTTTTTGGCGATCGCCATGATGTCAGCTTGGTGAAGCTTGCCGATGTGCAGCGGAGCGATTTTGATGCTCGCGAAGTCATCGTCTTTCCAGGCAACACCGAAATCGAGAAAGGGTCCAGCCTGGTCGTCACTGCGGAATTTGCCAATTCATTGCCAGGGCAGACCTTTCTTACCACGTACGGTCCTGATATGGATCAGGGTACAAGTCATTTGTCCCGGATGCAGATGAAGCAGACCATGAGTGACCCGATCGTGGCTGGCTTTCTTCCGTCTGTCGACCAAGCGATGCGTTACCGAATTGAAAGCGACGATTGGTCCAGCGAATTCTATTCGATCAACGTTTTCGAATTTCCTGAGCTGCGACGGAGCGATGCTTTATTGACGTTCCCTGAGTACACCGGGATGGCAGAACGCCAGGTTGAAGACACCTACAAGGTCACGGTGGTCGAAGGGACCAAGGTCGTTTGGCGGTTGGTGCTAAATAAGACTGTCCCCACGTGCAGTCTCGCGATTGTCGATAGCGAAGCGGTGATTGAGTGCACAAGTATTGATCCTGCCGCGGTTGACGATCTGACACTCGTCGGCGACTACGCGATTTATGAAGCAACCTTGGTTGCCAAGCAGTCCCAGGACTTTGTGTTGAACCTGATTGACGATGAAGGGCGGAAAAAC
This genomic interval from Stieleria sp. JC731 contains the following:
- a CDS encoding tetratricopeptide repeat protein translates to MRTTLLLVAFALVWLLADAVSLNAANFSEVETLYRSGKIDEAHEIAAAEVERGVWNRRWSELLIECQLAKGQYAESFETYQAAIKRYPTSLPLRSLGIRVARYNGLPDQVALEKAFIHRYLETGQLRYATADTLIAAGRFFTNNGIDARIILKSFYDRVLESDPDNLDAHIATAELAIEKGDFKVAAEAVQKAKQHELQDARLDYLLSLALAPTDSKSSGLLLASSLQQNPSYAPALLLKAEKEIDRELYDAAESTIQAVLKLNPKDEKAFALQAVIAHVQGEYEKEKKLRAKALEHWTDNPNVDYLIGRKLSDKYRFREGAEYQRKALTFDADFIPATFQLAQDLLRLGDDDIGWQLANEVNKQDPYNVVAYNLMTLKDRTDGFETIAASSANEVTRDFSEPGEILLRMDPHERKVYGDAAAEILAEAKQVLCEKYDLQLRRPVIVEIFPKQSDFAIRTFGLPGGEGFLGVCFGHVITANSPASGGERPSNWKSVLWHEFCHVVTLTKTNNRMPRWLSEGISVYEELQRDRRWGQSMTARYREMILGDDFTPISKLSSAFLAPPSGEHLQFAYFESCLAVEFIVSQYGAESLNNILDTLGEGVPINIALAKHTDPIERLELAFAEYAQGKAKQFGGGLQFDRPEFDDETPREEIEQWAEDHPQNYWARMNLVRREMTAEAYEKAVEHLQYLVDHGAATGERGGVLELLARCYQELDQAENEQLTIGKLLDRSADALPTLMRQMGYSASKENWDAVLQLGEQALEIQPFTAAIHRGIVRASQEVERPEEAIGSLLALKELDPIDVSGLNYQLAIAYRGKGEKQQAIDHVVDALLESPRYRDALTLLTELSAPEPESLPSEESTSDENNDTESGNSAEADSKEMKSNESPESNSDSASELNADGDDSGDPADEVPKLQTESSTEQTTTDQGDEEVSE
- a CDS encoding DUF4159 domain-containing protein; translation: MLPALVFAQRWRGDYGRRPYDRNGVPVWEVDKNFPGDLFTFARVRYDSYSGRGRGGGWDTDYPDSDLNFSLRLQQLTTIKVNPEHKVVDLTDEDLRDYPFLYMIEPGGLSFSEAEVIALREYCLSGGFLMVDDFWGDTQYENLAYELSRVFPDRRPEEVPLSHQIFHIVYDMKEKPQVPSIHSARYGVSWENARDGSDTTTPYYKAIYDDKDRIMVFICHNTDLGDGWEREGENRDYFAEYSVKKAYPMGINIVTYAMTH
- a CDS encoding AAA family ATPase — protein: MTLTEPNLASQIQDARDKIVGELSKAIVGQQDVIEQLLISLFAGGHCLITGPPGLAKTLLVRSVAQIFHLDFSRIQFTPDLMPVDIVGTEILEETDQGHRALSFVKGPVFANVILADEINRTPPKTQAAMLEAMQEHQVTAAGTRYELPKPFFVLATQNPIEMEGTYPLPEAQLDRFLFNVRIDYLPPEDELSVVMRTTSTKPEPIEALFSGEDVLRFQSIVRDVPIATPIAEYAVRLVQATRPNREGTPDFVNEWVGWGAGTRASQTLVLGAKARALLFGRAHVQTEDIIALAHPTLRHRVLPTYKAEAEGVTIEQIIDKLLETVAKP
- a CDS encoding DUF58 domain-containing protein, which translates into the protein MTPKSTETGNSHGVGKPAASVDPSALMRIKSLKLRAKTVVEGFFSGLHRSPTHGSSIEFSEYRAYVPGDDLRTLDWKLYARSDRYFVKKFEDETNRRCYLVIDQSRSMSFGSLDYTKIEYARTIAATLAYFLTTQHDAVGVLTFDVEIGDFLPAKIGAKHFHQILVELSRPAEGRGTDIEAPLRQVASLVPRRGLVILVSDLLAHPDTLQTQLASLRARGHEVVVLRVLDPAEMDFQLQSPAMVQDVETGKQIYVDPSAAKASYQERFEKHREQVQSICSNAGVGYYEMPTDQPLDQGLASLIDARNRLGGGSSRAMSEGRRR
- a CDS encoding BatA domain-containing protein, with amino-acid sequence MSFLTPLYFLGALAVVGPILFHLIRRQPKGEVQFSSLMFLEASPPRLTRRSRLENLPLLLIRCLAIGMLAFAFARPFLPSTESESIDGVQEATIILVDQSASMRRVTVADQIQQIIDGLVDQCDDDALIALIAFDQDVNPVLSLQESAGLQSSMRKSAAKDAAKQIEPTWLKTDIGKALRYCADSAALLDLDDNEGEAESESGGRAAIRTRIVLVSDLQSGAAIDSLQGYDWPADVWLETNPVSVSTSNNASLRVIPRSVELGIEQESSSDPETVRVEVRHDDGVAGSSTFQLRFHGQESDAAVVQVGPGQTRYFNVPLPPSTGSDSDRASAIELLGDSETFDNSHYFIRPQKAAQQVLFVASEKARGADQRQLLSFYLSQLPFSDSTREVTFEVVSPNDFAGALDVERVPLVIVPAKEISTLDGSLLDQFVSGGGHVLFVLDDVVEQEGTPLLSKLLDSPKLEIEKTVNEDFRLISSVDFESPLIRPLSEPGVNDFSTIKVWNHFGLSGTSESVKTTLRLDDGSPWLLHRQIIDSDRLGGQVWVLTSGWQPSQSQFGLSTKFVPMMLGMLGPNPLTVSQSVAVGTKLGQGDDEMIADSPGIVTTNDGVSVAVNLDASESMLVPIDADRFGALGVTVSSPELREQDQQAARALRDVELEARQGWWQWLILATMGLVAIETILSSKGAKSHE